A genomic region of Dreissena polymorpha isolate Duluth1 chromosome 4, UMN_Dpol_1.0, whole genome shotgun sequence contains the following coding sequences:
- the LOC127877369 gene encoding uncharacterized protein LOC127877369 isoform X1 — MAAPMKQIWWASHSPLQRVLQQCLFRGSLTAVRQTSNSSSDRDGPPAWAAQDTPTGRTFSALYFVRTSDKQHWKRRGEVVNKPWRDIIMNYGERKKQTAEIIPMDERPKLLMVQRVRTTKGRPYYELNWLDQLGIKEYKKPYILKNKENTNKILMKVRHLVEILPVTFPYGPPESDDDLDHCYMCDNGEFIVKKRLKATAQIQGEVPVTNQIAGEVPVTDQISENKYEISQKLLDKTVEHKKMKHQIHQEYYQTKYIYEYNQDKKEWRYKGNKNIGYAYTWH, encoded by the exons atggctGCGCCCATGAAG CAGATTTGGTGGGCATCACACAGCCCACTTCAGAGGGTACTGCAGCAATGCCTGTTTCGGGGCAGTCTGACCGCTGTCCGCCAGACTTCAAACAGCAGTAGTGACAGGGATGGGCCTCCTGCCTGGGCTGCACAGGACACACCCACTGGGCGGACATTCTCTGCTTTATACTTTGTCAGGACAAGCGATAAACAACATTGG AAAAGACGAGGTGAAGTAGTGAACAAACCATGGAGAGATATTATCATGAACTACGGAGAAAGAAAGAAGCAAACTGCAGAAATAATACCCATGGACGAGAGGCCCAAGTTGTTAATGGTTCAACGAGTGAGAACAACCAAGGGAAGGCCTTATTACGAGTTAAACTGGCTGGATCAGCTTGGAATAAAAGag TACAAAAAGCCATACATCTTAAAAAACAAGGAGAACACCAACAAAATTCTGATGAAGGTTCGACACCTTGTGGAGATATTACCAGTCACATTCCCATATGGGCCACCGGAATCTGATGATGATCTAGACCACTGTTACATGTGCGACAATGGGGAATTCATCGTTAAAAAGAGGCTTAAAGCTACGGCGCAGATTCAAGGAGAAGTACCTGTCACTAACCAGATAGCAGGGGAAGTACCAGTCACGGACCAAATTTctgaaaacaaatatgaaatcTCCCAAAAGCTTCTAGACAAGACTGTGGAGCACAAGAAAATGAAGCATCAGATACACCAGGAATATTATCAGACTAAATACATATATGAATATAATCAGGACAAAAAGGAATGGCGCTACAAAGGCAACAAGAATATCGGTTATGCCTATACCTGGCATTAA
- the LOC127877369 gene encoding uncharacterized protein LOC127877369 isoform X2, with translation MAAPMKIWWASHSPLQRVLQQCLFRGSLTAVRQTSNSSSDRDGPPAWAAQDTPTGRTFSALYFVRTSDKQHWKRRGEVVNKPWRDIIMNYGERKKQTAEIIPMDERPKLLMVQRVRTTKGRPYYELNWLDQLGIKEYKKPYILKNKENTNKILMKVRHLVEILPVTFPYGPPESDDDLDHCYMCDNGEFIVKKRLKATAQIQGEVPVTNQIAGEVPVTDQISENKYEISQKLLDKTVEHKKMKHQIHQEYYQTKYIYEYNQDKKEWRYKGNKNIGYAYTWH, from the exons atggctGCGCCCATGAAG ATTTGGTGGGCATCACACAGCCCACTTCAGAGGGTACTGCAGCAATGCCTGTTTCGGGGCAGTCTGACCGCTGTCCGCCAGACTTCAAACAGCAGTAGTGACAGGGATGGGCCTCCTGCCTGGGCTGCACAGGACACACCCACTGGGCGGACATTCTCTGCTTTATACTTTGTCAGGACAAGCGATAAACAACATTGG AAAAGACGAGGTGAAGTAGTGAACAAACCATGGAGAGATATTATCATGAACTACGGAGAAAGAAAGAAGCAAACTGCAGAAATAATACCCATGGACGAGAGGCCCAAGTTGTTAATGGTTCAACGAGTGAGAACAACCAAGGGAAGGCCTTATTACGAGTTAAACTGGCTGGATCAGCTTGGAATAAAAGag TACAAAAAGCCATACATCTTAAAAAACAAGGAGAACACCAACAAAATTCTGATGAAGGTTCGACACCTTGTGGAGATATTACCAGTCACATTCCCATATGGGCCACCGGAATCTGATGATGATCTAGACCACTGTTACATGTGCGACAATGGGGAATTCATCGTTAAAAAGAGGCTTAAAGCTACGGCGCAGATTCAAGGAGAAGTACCTGTCACTAACCAGATAGCAGGGGAAGTACCAGTCACGGACCAAATTTctgaaaacaaatatgaaatcTCCCAAAAGCTTCTAGACAAGACTGTGGAGCACAAGAAAATGAAGCATCAGATACACCAGGAATATTATCAGACTAAATACATATATGAATATAATCAGGACAAAAAGGAATGGCGCTACAAAGGCAACAAGAATATCGGTTATGCCTATACCTGGCATTAA